A genomic stretch from Festucalex cinctus isolate MCC-2025b chromosome 13, RoL_Fcin_1.0, whole genome shotgun sequence includes:
- the LOC144033104 gene encoding multidrug and toxin extrusion protein 1-like isoform X1 — translation MLSYVSKEAPCHLSLRDDVIRKGKEGIRRYDFSNSSAGHPDLIESSSSSSSPRSGASFRRRMCPVRRPVGFKAELKKLAVLAVPASLTQFMVVSVGFVSTAFCGHLGKVQLDAVALATAVVNVTGISIGAGLASACDTLISQTYGARNLLRVGVILQRAILILILTCFPCWALLINTESILLVLGQEPEVARLSQLYVKIFMPSLPAAFMYDLQSRYLQNQGIVWPQVVTGFVVNLINALLNYIFLFVLNLEVVGSALAHVVSRFSMAGILFAYILWKGLHKATWGGWSKDCLQDWGSFIRLAIPSMVMMCVEWWTFEIAIVLAGLISEVELGAQSVIYELSNAAYMVPLGAAVAGSVRVGNALGAGDTQLAKLSAKLAMFSAASVALCLAVIFGSLRHHISYIFTYDEQIQLKVAEIIMFYAPFIMLDATAATAGGIIRGMGKQKVGALCTILGYYGVCLPLGVPLMFAAKLGIKGLWIGFCSSMSLQTCFLVVYLARANWEKVTHEAQIRAGVSRSSADPQHQSDALELLLAEEKDEEEEEELAETLSAADQRNLILRRGLLVVLMLVILVVGIVVNLLLTNHLVT, via the exons ATGCTTTCTTATGTTTCAAAGGAAGCGCCTTGTCATCTTTCTTTGAGAGATGACGTCATCCGCAAAGGAAAAGAAGGAATTAGGAGATATGACTTTTCGAACAGTTCAGCAGGTCACCCTGACCT gaTAGAAAGCtcttcctcgtcctcctccccACGGAGTGGAGCTTCTTTTCGCCGGAGAATGTGTCCGGTACGGCGTCCGGTCGGCTTCAAGGCTGAACTAAAGAAATTGGCAGTGTTGGCTGTTCCTGCG AGTCTGACACAATTCATGGTGGTTTCTGTGGGTTTTGTCAGCACCGCATTTTGTGGTCATTTGGGAAAGGTGCAACTGGATGCAGTAGCTCTGGCCACAGCT GTTGTGAATGTCACAGGCATATCCATAGGTGCAGGGCTGGCATCAGCATGTGATACTTTGATTTCTCAG ACATATGGTGCTCGCAATCTTCTGAGAGTCGGGGTGATCCTGCAGAGGGcaatcctcatcctcatcctgacGTGTTTCCCATGCTGGGCCTTGCTCATCAACACCGAGTCCATTCTGCTGGTTTTGGGACAAGAACCAGAGGTTGCCAG GTTGTCTCAGTTGTACGTGAAGATCTTCATGCCGTCACTTCCC GCTGCATTTATGTATGATCTGCAATCGAGATACTTGCAAAACCAG GGGATCGTCTGGCCACAAGTGGTCACAGGCTTTGTGGTCAATCTCATCAACGCCCTCCTAAACTACATCTTTCTCTTTGTATTAAACTTGGAAGTAGT AGGTTCTGCTCTTGCCCACGTTGTGTCACGGTTTTCCATGGCTGGCATTCTCTTCGCTTACATCTTGTGGAAAGGTCTTCACAAGGCCACCTGGGGAG GTTGGTCCAAAGATTGCCTGCAGGACTGGGGCTCATTCATACGCTTGGCAATCCCCAGCATGGTCATGATGTGTGTGGAGTGGTGGACCTTTGAGATCGCCATCGTTCTAGCAG GTCTCATAAGTGAGGTGGAACTTGGAGCTCAGTCAGTCATCTATGAACTCTCCAACGCTGCATACATG GTTCCTTTAGGTGCCGCTGTGGCGGGCTCTGTCAGGGTGGGAAACGCTCTGGGAGCTGGAGATACACAGCTGGCCAAGTTGTCTGCAAAACTGGCCATGTTCAGTGCGG CATCAGTCGCTCTATGCTTGGCGGTTATTTTTGGGAGCCTGAGGCATCACATTAGTTATATCTTCACATATGACGA ACAAATACAACTAAAGGTCGCTGAGATTATCATGTTCTACGCTCCCTTCATCATGTTGGATGCAACTGCA GCGACCGCGGGAGGGATCATCAGAGGAATGGGCAAGCAGAAAGTCGGAGCGCTGTGCACCATTCTGGGTTATTATGGGGTGTGTCTACCTCTTGGGGTGCCGCTGATGTTTGCAGCCAAATTAGGAATCAAGG GTCTGTGGATTGGTTTCTGTTCCTCTATGTCTCTGCAAACCTGCTTCCTGGTTGTCTACTTGGCAAGGGCGAACTGGGAGAAAGTTACACATGAG GCGCAGATTAGAGCTGGTGTTAGCAGGAGTTCAG CAGACCCGCAGCATCAAAGCGATGCGCTTGAGCTGTTGCTCGCTGAGGAGaaagatgaagaggaggaagaggagttgGCAGAGACGCTGAGCGCTGCAGACCAAAGAAACTTAATCCTGCGTCGAGGTCTACTTGTGGTCCTCATGCTGGTCATTCTGGTTGTCGGGATTGTGGTGAACCTGCTGTTGACCAACCACCTGGTCACATGA
- the LOC144033104 gene encoding multidrug and toxin extrusion protein 1-like isoform X3 — protein sequence MLSYVSKEAPCHLSLRDDVIRKGKEGIRRYDFSNSSAGHPDLIESSSSSSSPRSGASFRRRMCPVRRPVGFKAELKKLAVLAVPAVVNVTGISIGAGLASACDTLISQTYGARNLLRVGVILQRAILILILTCFPCWALLINTESILLVLGQEPEVARLSQLYVKIFMPSLPAAFMYDLQSRYLQNQGIVWPQVVTGFVVNLINALLNYIFLFVLNLEVVGSALAHVVSRFSMAGILFAYILWKGLHKATWGGWSKDCLQDWGSFIRLAIPSMVMMCVEWWTFEIAIVLAGLISEVELGAQSVIYELSNAAYMVPLGAAVAGSVRVGNALGAGDTQLAKLSAKLAMFSAASVALCLAVIFGSLRHHISYIFTYDEQIQLKVAEIIMFYAPFIMLDATAATAGGIIRGMGKQKVGALCTILGYYGVCLPLGVPLMFAAKLGIKGLWIGFCSSMSLQTCFLVVYLARANWEKVTHEAQIRAGVSRSSADPQHQSDALELLLAEEKDEEEEEELAETLSAADQRNLILRRGLLVVLMLVILVVGIVVNLLLTNHLVT from the exons ATGCTTTCTTATGTTTCAAAGGAAGCGCCTTGTCATCTTTCTTTGAGAGATGACGTCATCCGCAAAGGAAAAGAAGGAATTAGGAGATATGACTTTTCGAACAGTTCAGCAGGTCACCCTGACCT gaTAGAAAGCtcttcctcgtcctcctccccACGGAGTGGAGCTTCTTTTCGCCGGAGAATGTGTCCGGTACGGCGTCCGGTCGGCTTCAAGGCTGAACTAAAGAAATTGGCAGTGTTGGCTGTTCCTGCG GTTGTGAATGTCACAGGCATATCCATAGGTGCAGGGCTGGCATCAGCATGTGATACTTTGATTTCTCAG ACATATGGTGCTCGCAATCTTCTGAGAGTCGGGGTGATCCTGCAGAGGGcaatcctcatcctcatcctgacGTGTTTCCCATGCTGGGCCTTGCTCATCAACACCGAGTCCATTCTGCTGGTTTTGGGACAAGAACCAGAGGTTGCCAG GTTGTCTCAGTTGTACGTGAAGATCTTCATGCCGTCACTTCCC GCTGCATTTATGTATGATCTGCAATCGAGATACTTGCAAAACCAG GGGATCGTCTGGCCACAAGTGGTCACAGGCTTTGTGGTCAATCTCATCAACGCCCTCCTAAACTACATCTTTCTCTTTGTATTAAACTTGGAAGTAGT AGGTTCTGCTCTTGCCCACGTTGTGTCACGGTTTTCCATGGCTGGCATTCTCTTCGCTTACATCTTGTGGAAAGGTCTTCACAAGGCCACCTGGGGAG GTTGGTCCAAAGATTGCCTGCAGGACTGGGGCTCATTCATACGCTTGGCAATCCCCAGCATGGTCATGATGTGTGTGGAGTGGTGGACCTTTGAGATCGCCATCGTTCTAGCAG GTCTCATAAGTGAGGTGGAACTTGGAGCTCAGTCAGTCATCTATGAACTCTCCAACGCTGCATACATG GTTCCTTTAGGTGCCGCTGTGGCGGGCTCTGTCAGGGTGGGAAACGCTCTGGGAGCTGGAGATACACAGCTGGCCAAGTTGTCTGCAAAACTGGCCATGTTCAGTGCGG CATCAGTCGCTCTATGCTTGGCGGTTATTTTTGGGAGCCTGAGGCATCACATTAGTTATATCTTCACATATGACGA ACAAATACAACTAAAGGTCGCTGAGATTATCATGTTCTACGCTCCCTTCATCATGTTGGATGCAACTGCA GCGACCGCGGGAGGGATCATCAGAGGAATGGGCAAGCAGAAAGTCGGAGCGCTGTGCACCATTCTGGGTTATTATGGGGTGTGTCTACCTCTTGGGGTGCCGCTGATGTTTGCAGCCAAATTAGGAATCAAGG GTCTGTGGATTGGTTTCTGTTCCTCTATGTCTCTGCAAACCTGCTTCCTGGTTGTCTACTTGGCAAGGGCGAACTGGGAGAAAGTTACACATGAG GCGCAGATTAGAGCTGGTGTTAGCAGGAGTTCAG CAGACCCGCAGCATCAAAGCGATGCGCTTGAGCTGTTGCTCGCTGAGGAGaaagatgaagaggaggaagaggagttgGCAGAGACGCTGAGCGCTGCAGACCAAAGAAACTTAATCCTGCGTCGAGGTCTACTTGTGGTCCTCATGCTGGTCATTCTGGTTGTCGGGATTGTGGTGAACCTGCTGTTGACCAACCACCTGGTCACATGA
- the LOC144033104 gene encoding multidrug and toxin extrusion protein 1-like isoform X2, with product MLSYVSKEAPCHLSLRDDVIRKGKEGIRRYDFSNSSAGHPDLIESSSSSSSPRSGASFRRRMCPVRRPVGFKAELKKLAVLAVPASLTQFMVVSVGFVSTAFCGHLGKVQLDAVALATAVVNVTGISIGAGLASACDTLISQTYGARNLLRVGVILQRAILILILTCFPCWALLINTESILLVLGQEPEVARLSQLYVKIFMPSLPAAFMYDLQSRYLQNQGIVWPQVVTGFVVNLINALLNYIFLFVLNLEVVGSALAHVVSRFSMAGILFAYILWKGLHKATWGGWSKDCLQDWGSFIRLAIPSMVMMCVEWWTFEIAIVLAGLISEVELGAQSVIYELSNAAYMVPLGAAVAGSVRVGNALGAGDTQLAKLSAKLAMFSAASVALCLAVIFGSLRHHISYIFTYDEQIQLKVAEIIMFYAPFIMLDATAATAGGIIRGMGKQKVGALCTILGYYGVCLPLGVPLMFAAKLGIKGLWIGFCSSMSLQTCFLVVYLARANWEKVTHEAQIRAGVSRSSDPQHQSDALELLLAEEKDEEEEEELAETLSAADQRNLILRRGLLVVLMLVILVVGIVVNLLLTNHLVT from the exons ATGCTTTCTTATGTTTCAAAGGAAGCGCCTTGTCATCTTTCTTTGAGAGATGACGTCATCCGCAAAGGAAAAGAAGGAATTAGGAGATATGACTTTTCGAACAGTTCAGCAGGTCACCCTGACCT gaTAGAAAGCtcttcctcgtcctcctccccACGGAGTGGAGCTTCTTTTCGCCGGAGAATGTGTCCGGTACGGCGTCCGGTCGGCTTCAAGGCTGAACTAAAGAAATTGGCAGTGTTGGCTGTTCCTGCG AGTCTGACACAATTCATGGTGGTTTCTGTGGGTTTTGTCAGCACCGCATTTTGTGGTCATTTGGGAAAGGTGCAACTGGATGCAGTAGCTCTGGCCACAGCT GTTGTGAATGTCACAGGCATATCCATAGGTGCAGGGCTGGCATCAGCATGTGATACTTTGATTTCTCAG ACATATGGTGCTCGCAATCTTCTGAGAGTCGGGGTGATCCTGCAGAGGGcaatcctcatcctcatcctgacGTGTTTCCCATGCTGGGCCTTGCTCATCAACACCGAGTCCATTCTGCTGGTTTTGGGACAAGAACCAGAGGTTGCCAG GTTGTCTCAGTTGTACGTGAAGATCTTCATGCCGTCACTTCCC GCTGCATTTATGTATGATCTGCAATCGAGATACTTGCAAAACCAG GGGATCGTCTGGCCACAAGTGGTCACAGGCTTTGTGGTCAATCTCATCAACGCCCTCCTAAACTACATCTTTCTCTTTGTATTAAACTTGGAAGTAGT AGGTTCTGCTCTTGCCCACGTTGTGTCACGGTTTTCCATGGCTGGCATTCTCTTCGCTTACATCTTGTGGAAAGGTCTTCACAAGGCCACCTGGGGAG GTTGGTCCAAAGATTGCCTGCAGGACTGGGGCTCATTCATACGCTTGGCAATCCCCAGCATGGTCATGATGTGTGTGGAGTGGTGGACCTTTGAGATCGCCATCGTTCTAGCAG GTCTCATAAGTGAGGTGGAACTTGGAGCTCAGTCAGTCATCTATGAACTCTCCAACGCTGCATACATG GTTCCTTTAGGTGCCGCTGTGGCGGGCTCTGTCAGGGTGGGAAACGCTCTGGGAGCTGGAGATACACAGCTGGCCAAGTTGTCTGCAAAACTGGCCATGTTCAGTGCGG CATCAGTCGCTCTATGCTTGGCGGTTATTTTTGGGAGCCTGAGGCATCACATTAGTTATATCTTCACATATGACGA ACAAATACAACTAAAGGTCGCTGAGATTATCATGTTCTACGCTCCCTTCATCATGTTGGATGCAACTGCA GCGACCGCGGGAGGGATCATCAGAGGAATGGGCAAGCAGAAAGTCGGAGCGCTGTGCACCATTCTGGGTTATTATGGGGTGTGTCTACCTCTTGGGGTGCCGCTGATGTTTGCAGCCAAATTAGGAATCAAGG GTCTGTGGATTGGTTTCTGTTCCTCTATGTCTCTGCAAACCTGCTTCCTGGTTGTCTACTTGGCAAGGGCGAACTGGGAGAAAGTTACACATGAG GCGCAGATTAGAGCTGGTGTTAGCAGGAGTTCAG ACCCGCAGCATCAAAGCGATGCGCTTGAGCTGTTGCTCGCTGAGGAGaaagatgaagaggaggaagaggagttgGCAGAGACGCTGAGCGCTGCAGACCAAAGAAACTTAATCCTGCGTCGAGGTCTACTTGTGGTCCTCATGCTGGTCATTCTGGTTGTCGGGATTGTGGTGAACCTGCTGTTGACCAACCACCTGGTCACATGA
- the LOC144033141 gene encoding Na(+)/citrate cotransporter-like: MPLLKLLLSLKDDFILFATPLLLLPLPLVIGTSEAACAYVIILMAVYWCTEVLPLAVTALLPVLLFPLFGIMESKSVCMQYLKDTNMLFVGGLMVAVAVEHWNLHKRIALRVLLLFGVHPALLMLGFMGVTAFLSMWISNTATAAMMVPIVQAVLEELNNSNTQTTAIPSLDEDQGSEGDSKQEKQTEVTGPVVVTFLDTTDEAARQKEAAERQKMCKGMTLCVCYSASIGGTATLTGTGPNLVLNGQMSQLFPENGDVINFASWFGFAFPNMILMLVLAWLWLQFVFIGFNFKKTWGCGTKKTEKDVAAYEVIKGQYRRLGPISFGEFSVLGLFILLVVLWFSRDPGFMHGWATNVFNSKAEYVTDATVAIFIAILLFVLPSKPPRLCSCRTQSFDTAPHQTSSSTPRLLTWKVAQKKLPWGIVLLLGGGFALAKGSEVSGLSRWMGNQMSPLQSIPPWAIAIILCLLIATFTECTSNVATATLFLPVLASMSQSIGMNPLYVMVPCTLSASFAFMLPVATPPNAIVFSYGYLKVSDMARTGLVMNIIGILCITLAINTWGRAMFHLDTFPTWANATGP; this comes from the exons ATGCCTCTTCTCAAGCTTCTGCTGTCGCTCAAGGACGACTTCATCCTCTTCGCGACTCCGCTCCTTCTGCTGCCTTTGCCGCTCGTTATCGGCACGTCG GAAGCAGCATGTGCCTATGTGATCATCCTCATGGCGGTGTACTGGTGCACCGAGGTTCTCCCGCTGGCGGTGACCGCCCTACTCCCGGTGCTCCTCTTCCCGCTCTTTGGCATTATGGAGTCCAAGAGT GTGTGCATGCAGTACCTGAAGGACACCAACATGTTGTTTGTGGGCGGCCTGATGGTGGCTGTGGCCGTGGAGCACTGGAACCTCCACAAGCGCATCGCCCTGAGGGTGCTCCTGCTTTTCGGCGTGCATCCGGCACT GCTGATGCTGGGTTTCATGGGCGTGACGGCTTTCTTGTCGATGTGGATCAGCAACACGGCCACCGCAGCCATGATGGTGCCCATCGTCCAAGCCGTCCTGGAGGAGCTCAACAACAGCAATACACAGACGACCGCCATTCCGAGCTTGGACGAGGACCAGGGGTCAGAGGGGGACAGCAAGCAGGAGAAACAAACAGAGGTGACAG GCCCCGTGGTTGTGACTTTCCTGGACACCACCGATGAGGCAGCCCGACAAAAGGAGGCAGCGGAAAGACAGAAGATGTGCAAAGGGATGACCCTTTGCGTCTGCTACTCTGCCAGCATCGGCGGCACCGCCACGCTGACCGGGACCGGTCCAAACCTGGTGCTGAACGGACAAATGAGCCA ACTGTTCCCTGAAAATGGCGACGTGATCAATTTTGCCTCCTGGTTCGGATTCGCCTTCCCCAACATGATCCTCATGCTGGTGCTGGCGTGGCTGTGGCTACAGTTTGTCTTCATTGGATTCAA CTTCAAGAAGACGTGGGGCTGCGGCACTAAAAAGACGGAGAAAGATGTGGCTGCCTATGAAGTGATCAAAGGGCAGTATCGCCGGCTGGGGCCCATATCCTTTGGCGAATTCAGCGTCCTGGGTCTCTTCATCCTGCTTGTGGTCCTCTGGTTCTCCAGGGACCCTGGATTTATGCACGGCTGGGCCACGAACGTCTTCAACTCCAAAGCAGA GTACGTCACAGACGCCACCGTGGCTATCTTCATCGCCATCCTCCTCTTTGTCCTGCCGTCCAAACCTCCACGTTTGTGCTCATGCAGGACGCAAAGTTTTGACACAG CACCCCACCAGACATCCAGCTCAACTCCACGTCTGCTCACCTGGAAGGTGGCCCAGAAGAAGTTACCGTGGGGAATCGTGCTGCTCCTTGGAGGAGGCTTTGCTCTGGCCAAAGGGAGTGAG GTTTCGGGACTGTCCAGGTGGATGGGAAATCAAATGAGCCCCTTGCAAAGCATCCCACCCTGGGCAATCGCCATTATTTTGTGTCTCCTGATTGCAACCTTTACAGAGTGCACCAGCAATGTGGCGACTGCGACACTCTTCCTGCCCGTCTTAGCATCGATG TCGCAGTCCATCGGAATGAACCCGCTGTACGTCATGGTGCCTTGTACCCTGAGCGCCTCCTTCGCCTTCATGTTGCCTGTGGCCACGCCGCCAAACGCCATCGTCTTCTCCTACGGATACCTCAAGGTTTCGGACATG GCCAGGACTGGATTAGTCATGAACATCATTGGCATACTGTGCATCACGCTGGCCATCAACACGTGGGGCCGGGCGATGTTTCACCTGGACACCTTTCCTACCTGGGCCAACGCAACTGGGCCGTGA